One Flavobacteriales bacterium genomic window carries:
- a CDS encoding GNAT family N-acetyltransferase has product MLVIRSFDMTDDLLWQEAMRIRELVFIQEQACPYEEEFDGLDHSSTHFLGYWNDVPVATSRLREVNGKVKLERFAVLSEVRGKGIGKSMVKESLALALTMNKPVYLHAQTSVCSLYAQFGFQKTGAPFDEVGIQHYVMTLATPVAL; this is encoded by the coding sequence ATGCTGGTTATACGCTCATTTGATATGACAGATGATCTCCTCTGGCAGGAGGCCATGCGTATCAGGGAGCTTGTATTTATACAGGAACAGGCATGTCCTTATGAAGAAGAGTTTGATGGCCTGGATCACTCATCCACACATTTTCTGGGATACTGGAATGATGTTCCTGTTGCAACATCCCGTCTGAGGGAAGTCAACGGCAAGGTGAAACTGGAAAGGTTTGCTGTGTTAAGTGAGGTCCGCGGTAAGGGCATCGGAAAGTCCATGGTAAAAGAAAGCCTGGCTCTGGCATTGACGATGAACAAGCCGGTGTATTTGCATGCACAGACTTCTGTTTGTTCTCTGTATGCGCAGTTCGGATTTCAAAAGACAGGAGCACCATTCGATGAGGTAGGAATACAACATTATGTCATGACGCTTGCTACACCCGTTGCCTTATGA